The sequence below is a genomic window from Candidatus Palauibacter australiensis.
GACTGAAGAAACAACGAACGAAGCGGAGAACGAAACGATCATCGACGACGAGGCGCTGGCGGAGGACATCCTCACGCTCCTCGCGCGCACGCCCGGGACCGTGCGAGTGCTGCTCGAGGATCTGCCGGCGGAGCTCCTGCACGCGGACGAGGGCGAGGGGACGTTCAGCGCGTTCAGCGTGCTGGGGCACTTGATTCAGGGCGAGATCGACGACTGGATTCCGCGGGCGCGGTGGATTCTCGAACACGGGCGCGAACGCCCGTTCCCGCCGTTTGATCGTTTCGCGCATATCGAGCGCAC
It includes:
- a CDS encoding DinB family protein — translated: MTEETTNEAENETIIDDEALAEDILTLLARTPGTVRVLLEDLPAELLHADEGEGTFSAFSVLGHLIQGEIDDWIPRARWILEHGRERPFPPFDRFAHIERTRDRSLAELLNEFETLRETGLAALREVVEGEGDLDAGGLHPELGEVTLRQLLTTWAVHDLNHLAQIARVVAHQFEDEVGPWKAYLPILHHDR